In Acidimicrobiia bacterium, the DNA window GGTGTGCTGGCGTACACGTCGATCACGACGTCGCACAGCCCGGCAGCGATCGCAGCCGCCGCGTGTTCGAGATGGACCTCGAAGCTGGAGCCACCGGTCATCGTGCTGTCGGTGAAGCAGGGATGCACGCCGAGGTACTCGGCGAACAGCATCGACGACATCGGGTGGCACACGCCGTCGACGTCGGCGAGCGTGAGCCCGGCGTCGGCAAGTGCGGCTCCAACCATCGCGACCTCGAGCGCGCGCCCGTGAGTGTCGAGCTCTCCGGTGGGCGAGGCGATGTCGGCGACACCGACCAGCGCAGCGGCTCCCCGCATGCTCACGCGCGCGCGGCGCGGTCGGCGGCCACCTCGTCGTACTTCGTGTAGTCGGTGCCGGTGTCGTCGGCGAACTCGAACTCCATCAACCCGGCTTCGCCCCAGGCCTTGCGCAGGTAGCCGTCGTTGGCGTCGAGCAAACCGAGCTTGCGCACGTTCGGTACCAGCTTCGCGAAGAACGCGCTCTGGAAGCCCATGTAGGCACCACGGTTCATCTTCGCCGCCGCCTCGAGCAGGAACGGCCGCACCTCGTCGACGGCGACACCCATGCGCTCCCACACCTCGGGCGTGGTCGACCGCGCACGCGACCGCAGCGTGTTCTCCACGAGGAACTCCTGGCGGTCCTTGAGCTCGGCTTCGGTGAGCCCCTGGTAGAGCTCCTGGAGGCTGAGCACGCCGAACGCAACGTGACGCGCTTCGTCGGACATCACGTAGCGCAGCAACTTGCGGAGCAGCGGCTCCTGGATGCGGCGCAGCATGTCGCCGAACGCGGCGAGTGCAAGGCTCTCGATGACGATCTGCATTCCGAGGTACGCGATGTCCCACCGGCTGTCTTGGAGCAACGCGTCGATCTGCTGCTCGAGGAACGGACTCATCGGGTAGGCCTCACCGAGCTTGGTGTCGAGGTACTTCGCGAACACCTCGGTGTGGCGCGCTTCGTCCATCGTCTGCGTGGCCGCGTAGTACTTCGCGTCGATCCACGGCACCGCTTCCACGAGCTTGGCCACAGTGAGCATCGCGCCTTGCTCGCCGTGCATGAACTGGCTCAGCGACGCCTTGAACATCTCGATGCCGAGCGCGGTGAACTCCGCCTCGCCCCACTTCGCGAGCGGCGAGCCCGGTAACTCGGCCGCGGTGCGCACCAGGCTGTCGGTGGGCGACTCCTGCTGACGGACCAGTTCCTCGGGGTCGACGTCGGTGGCCCAGTCGAGATCGGTGATGCTGCTCCACTGCGACGAGACACCCTTGTTGTAGAGCGTCACGAGTTGCTCGCGGTCGCGCGCGTAGTTCCAGG includes these proteins:
- a CDS encoding ferritin-like domain-containing protein, translated to MTTEAKPQLPDSDEVDATIKRVENHADTIYAWNYARDREQLVTLYNKGVSSQWSSITDLDWATDVDPEELVRQQESPTDSLVRTAAELPGSPLAKWGEAEFTALGIEMFKASLSQFMHGEQGAMLTVAKLVEAVPWIDAKYYAATQTMDEARHTEVFAKYLDTKLGEAYPMSPFLEQQIDALLQDSRWDIAYLGMQIVIESLALAAFGDMLRRIQEPLLRKLLRYVMSDEARHVAFGVLSLQELYQGLTEAELKDRQEFLVENTLRSRARSTTPEVWERMGVAVDEVRPFLLEAAAKMNRGAYMGFQSAFFAKLVPNVRKLGLLDANDGYLRKAWGEAGLMEFEFADDTGTDYTKYDEVAADRAARA